The Leucobacter rhizosphaerae genome includes a region encoding these proteins:
- a CDS encoding App1 family protein — MTSPDQPDTRPRFAARLEDWLHGRRARRAISRGKTPSVIPYIGYGSTEWVRVLGRVLYLKPETREHTRFRPDVAEVSRVRGWRTFTSLSVPHQPVRVLIDGTPVTEVVADRGGVIDANIPVSLAPGWHTVTLQAGDSEAADAPVNIIDPSARIGIISDVDDTILTTALPKPFVAAWNSFVLDEHARSATPGMAVMLDHLVAAHPGSPVLYLSTGAWNAAPALSRFLARNLYPMGPLLLTDWGPTHDRWFRSGREHKQRELKRLASEFPDVSWVLFGDDGQHDESLYHEFATAHPENVAAVAIRQLTVGEAVLAGGRSKARLHRSTSGVPWVYGPDGARLREELRKLGLL, encoded by the coding sequence GTGACTTCGCCCGACCAGCCCGATACGCGGCCTCGATTCGCGGCGCGGCTGGAGGACTGGCTGCACGGCCGTCGTGCGCGCCGAGCGATCTCGCGGGGCAAGACCCCCTCCGTGATCCCCTACATCGGGTACGGCTCGACCGAATGGGTGCGCGTGCTCGGCCGGGTGCTCTACCTGAAGCCGGAGACGCGTGAGCACACGCGGTTCCGACCCGACGTGGCCGAGGTGTCCCGAGTGCGCGGCTGGCGGACCTTCACGAGCCTCTCGGTGCCGCACCAGCCCGTGCGCGTGCTGATCGATGGCACGCCCGTGACCGAGGTGGTCGCGGATCGCGGTGGGGTGATCGACGCGAACATCCCCGTGTCCCTCGCCCCCGGCTGGCACACCGTGACGCTGCAGGCGGGCGACAGCGAAGCGGCGGACGCCCCCGTGAACATCATCGACCCGTCCGCGCGGATCGGGATCATCTCCGACGTCGACGACACGATCCTGACCACGGCGCTCCCGAAGCCGTTCGTTGCGGCCTGGAACAGTTTTGTGCTCGACGAGCACGCGCGATCCGCCACCCCCGGCATGGCCGTGATGCTCGATCACCTCGTCGCCGCCCACCCGGGCTCCCCCGTGCTGTACCTCTCCACGGGCGCCTGGAACGCCGCGCCGGCGCTCAGCCGCTTCCTCGCGCGCAACCTGTATCCGATGGGGCCGCTCCTCCTCACCGACTGGGGGCCGACGCATGACCGCTGGTTCCGCAGCGGTCGCGAGCACAAGCAGCGCGAGCTGAAGCGGCTCGCGTCCGAGTTCCCCGACGTCAGCTGGGTGCTCTTCGGCGACGATGGGCAGCACGACGAGTCGCTGTACCACGAGTTCGCCACGGCGCACCCGGAGAACGTCGCGGCCGTCGCGATCCGGCAGCTGACGGTCGGTGAGGCCGTGCTCGCCGGTGGTCGCTCGAAGGCGCGACTGCACCGGAGCACGAGCGGAGTGCCGTGGGTCTACGGCCCGGACGGCGCGCGGCTGCGAGAAGAACTGCGCAAACTGGGCCTGCTGTGA
- a CDS encoding cytochrome ubiquinol oxidase subunit I: MDEFLDPLSLARWQFGLTTLYHFIFVPLTIGMALIVAILQTVWVRTGKEKYLRLTRLFGKIFLINFAMGVVTGIVQEFQFGMNWSNYSRFVGDIFGAPLAMEGLIAFFFEATFIGLWIFGWDKLPKKIHLLTIWFVWLGSVASAYFILAANAFMQNPVGFEINEERGRAELLDIGAVLTNPVAVTQFPHTIFAATMFAGTVMVAVAAWHLQRGQFVDEMRTTLRLGAWTNIIAFMGVGFTGHSLGMVMTETQPMKMAAAEALYDTASGADASFSVFSLGTPDGAHEIFSIRIPYLLSFLSNGTFDGSVEGIRDLQAEYTELYCGGADSLLTCPTDGQFAPIIWVTYWAFRWMIGLGALAALVSAVGLWITRKNTELPRWVWKVAIWTAPIPMLASLVGWVFTEMGRQPWIVFGVMTTENGVSPGVPGWAVLISLIVFTIVYGGLAVVEFKLITKAAKEGPPEIPRASGDDTTGEPDQQQLGTVY; the protein is encoded by the coding sequence ATGGACGAATTTCTCGACCCGCTGTCTCTCGCTCGCTGGCAGTTCGGGCTCACCACGCTCTACCACTTCATCTTCGTGCCGCTCACGATCGGCATGGCGCTCATCGTCGCGATCCTGCAGACCGTCTGGGTCCGCACCGGCAAGGAGAAGTACCTCCGGCTGACGCGACTCTTCGGCAAGATCTTCCTGATCAACTTCGCGATGGGCGTCGTCACCGGCATCGTGCAGGAGTTCCAGTTCGGCATGAACTGGTCCAACTACTCCCGCTTCGTCGGCGACATCTTCGGCGCGCCGCTCGCTATGGAGGGACTCATCGCCTTCTTCTTCGAGGCGACCTTCATCGGGCTCTGGATCTTCGGCTGGGACAAGCTGCCGAAGAAGATCCACCTGCTGACCATCTGGTTCGTGTGGCTCGGGAGCGTGGCCTCCGCCTACTTCATCCTGGCTGCGAACGCGTTCATGCAGAACCCGGTGGGCTTCGAGATCAACGAGGAGCGCGGCCGGGCCGAACTCCTCGACATCGGCGCCGTGCTCACGAACCCGGTCGCGGTGACCCAGTTCCCCCACACCATCTTCGCGGCGACGATGTTCGCCGGCACCGTGATGGTCGCGGTCGCCGCCTGGCACCTGCAGCGCGGGCAGTTCGTCGATGAGATGCGGACCACGCTCCGACTCGGCGCGTGGACGAACATCATCGCCTTCATGGGCGTCGGATTCACCGGTCACTCGCTCGGCATGGTCATGACCGAGACGCAGCCGATGAAGATGGCCGCGGCGGAGGCGCTCTACGACACGGCCTCCGGCGCAGACGCGTCCTTCTCCGTCTTCAGCCTCGGCACCCCCGATGGTGCGCACGAGATCTTCTCGATCCGGATCCCGTACCTGCTCTCGTTCCTCTCCAACGGCACGTTCGACGGGTCCGTCGAGGGCATCCGGGATCTGCAGGCGGAATACACGGAGCTCTACTGCGGTGGTGCGGACAGCCTCCTGACCTGCCCCACCGACGGGCAGTTCGCGCCCATCATCTGGGTCACGTACTGGGCCTTCCGCTGGATGATCGGCCTCGGCGCACTCGCCGCGCTCGTCTCCGCGGTGGGGCTCTGGATCACCCGCAAGAACACGGAGCTTCCGCGCTGGGTGTGGAAGGTCGCGATCTGGACCGCGCCGATCCCGATGCTCGCCTCGCTCGTCGGCTGGGTCTTCACGGAGATGGGGCGTCAGCCCTGGATCGTATTCGGTGTGATGACGACGGAGAACGGCGTGTCACCCGGTGTACCGGGCTGGGCGGTGCTGATCTCCCTCATCGTCTTCACGATCGTCTACGGCGGTCTCGCCGTGGTCGAGTTCAAGCTCATCACGAAGGCCGCGAAGGAAGGCCCACCCGAGATCCCGCGGGCCTCGGGCGACGACACGACCGGCGAACCCGACCAGCAGCAGCTGGGCACGGTCTACTAG
- the cydB gene encoding cytochrome d ubiquinol oxidase subunit II → MELTTIWFFIVGVLLIGYFVLDGFDFGVGMSLPFLGRDNTDRRVIINTIGPVWDLNETWLIVAGASLFAAFPEWYATMFSGFYLALLVILVALILRGVSFEYRHLGKGQRWTRWFDQFIFWGSVVPPLLWGVAFANLAQGVPIVPMDNGGWIYEGTLLTLLNPYGLLGGLTMLLLTFTHGLVFISLKTAGDIRDRARAMAKGVGLVTIVAGAGFLIWTVLQHLDSPTLWVIVLCAIVAAVSLIGAWVANAVGREGWAFTGNATAIVFALLAIFMSMFPYLMHSSVDPAYSMSIEGAASSPRTLELMTWVAVFTLPLVLAYQAWTYWIFRKRLTRESIPVDAH, encoded by the coding sequence ATGGAACTCACCACCATTTGGTTCTTCATCGTCGGCGTGCTGCTCATCGGCTACTTCGTGCTCGACGGCTTCGACTTCGGCGTCGGCATGTCGCTCCCGTTCCTGGGGCGCGACAACACCGACCGCCGGGTCATCATCAACACCATCGGGCCGGTCTGGGATCTCAACGAGACCTGGCTGATCGTCGCGGGCGCTTCGCTCTTCGCGGCCTTCCCCGAGTGGTACGCCACGATGTTCTCAGGCTTCTACCTCGCGCTGCTGGTGATCCTCGTCGCGCTCATCCTCCGCGGGGTGTCGTTCGAGTACCGCCACCTCGGGAAGGGGCAGCGCTGGACGCGCTGGTTCGACCAGTTTATCTTCTGGGGTTCCGTCGTCCCGCCGCTGCTCTGGGGTGTTGCCTTCGCGAACCTCGCGCAGGGCGTGCCGATCGTGCCGATGGACAACGGGGGATGGATCTACGAGGGCACCCTGCTCACGCTGCTGAACCCCTACGGCCTGCTGGGCGGCCTCACGATGCTGCTCCTCACCTTCACGCACGGGCTCGTATTCATCTCCCTGAAGACCGCGGGCGACATCCGCGACCGGGCGCGCGCGATGGCGAAGGGCGTGGGCCTCGTGACGATCGTGGCGGGCGCCGGTTTCTTGATCTGGACCGTGCTGCAGCACCTCGACAGCCCGACCCTCTGGGTCATCGTGCTCTGCGCGATCGTCGCTGCGGTGTCGCTGATCGGCGCCTGGGTCGCGAACGCCGTCGGTCGCGAGGGCTGGGCCTTCACGGGCAACGCCACGGCGATCGTCTTCGCGCTGCTCGCGATCTTCATGTCGATGTTCCCGTACCTCATGCACTCCAGCGTCGATCCGGCGTACTCGATGTCGATCGAGGGTGCGGCCAGCTCGCCCCGGACCCTGGAGCTCATGACCTGGGTCGCGGTGTTCACGCTGCCGCTGGTGCTCGCGTACCAAGCGTGGACGTACTGGATCTTCCGCAAGCGCCTCACCCGGGAGTCGATCCCGGTCGACGCGCACTGA
- the cydD gene encoding thiol reductant ABC exporter subunit CydD codes for MKPLDPRLLRYARAARGVFAAGGILGLLRTLAIIVWSWALAQLITIVVLPMIGAPTGRVAEGAFPTSDLWWVLLVAGAALLLRSAAAWGMDTVAARGAVRVKSQLRGAALDALDAASPEREDERSDAELATSLGRGLDALDGYFSGYVPQLILTAIATPLLILVLLLADPVSAITVIIVFPIIPVFMILIGFATQAVQDRQWAQLQHLSASFLDVVTGLATLKIFRREARQSARIARETEEYRSRTMTVLRVTFLSGFVLDLAGTFSIALVAVTVGTRLVNGEFPLGLGLFVLLLLPEVFIPIRQVGAAFHASTEGLSASTEVFELIERERRPLDAPIAGHPGAAAARTGLRFDAVEILRSGRPVSSPVSFSVAPGEVVALAGPSGAGKSTLLAGVLGFVAPARGRISGPADIAWSGQRPGLLQGSVAENVALGDPEPDDLLVARALSAAAIPELDPSTLLGAGGAGLSGGQAQRVGIARALYRAWRRDADVLLLDEPTSALDAETEAAVCRALRAEAEGGRGVLVVSHRRPVLESADRVVELTATPSGVHA; via the coding sequence ATGAAACCCCTCGACCCGAGGCTGCTGCGCTATGCGCGGGCGGCGCGCGGTGTGTTCGCGGCGGGTGGAATCCTCGGTCTCCTTCGCACGCTCGCGATCATCGTGTGGAGCTGGGCGCTCGCGCAGCTCATCACGATCGTGGTCCTGCCCATGATCGGAGCGCCGACCGGGCGCGTGGCCGAGGGGGCGTTCCCGACCTCGGATCTCTGGTGGGTGCTGCTCGTGGCCGGTGCGGCGCTGCTCCTGCGCTCCGCGGCCGCCTGGGGCATGGACACGGTCGCCGCACGCGGTGCGGTGCGGGTGAAGTCCCAGCTGCGCGGGGCCGCGCTCGACGCGCTCGACGCGGCATCACCTGAGCGTGAGGACGAACGCTCGGACGCGGAGCTCGCGACGTCGCTGGGGCGCGGCCTCGACGCCCTCGACGGGTACTTCTCGGGCTACGTGCCGCAGTTGATCCTGACCGCGATCGCAACGCCCCTGCTGATCCTCGTGCTCCTCCTCGCGGACCCGGTGAGCGCGATCACGGTCATCATCGTGTTCCCCATCATCCCGGTCTTCATGATCCTGATCGGGTTCGCGACCCAGGCGGTGCAGGATCGCCAGTGGGCGCAGCTGCAGCACCTCTCGGCGTCGTTCCTCGATGTCGTCACGGGGCTCGCCACACTCAAGATCTTCCGCCGGGAGGCTCGCCAGTCCGCGCGCATCGCCCGCGAGACGGAGGAGTACCGCTCGCGCACGATGACCGTGCTCCGCGTCACCTTCCTCTCGGGATTCGTGCTCGATCTCGCCGGTACTTTCTCCATCGCCCTCGTCGCGGTGACCGTGGGCACGCGCCTCGTCAACGGCGAGTTCCCGCTCGGGCTCGGCCTCTTCGTGCTGCTGCTCCTGCCCGAGGTGTTCATCCCGATCCGCCAGGTCGGCGCCGCGTTCCACGCGTCGACCGAGGGGCTCTCCGCCTCGACCGAGGTGTTCGAACTCATCGAGCGCGAGCGGCGCCCGCTCGACGCGCCGATCGCGGGGCACCCGGGTGCAGCCGCCGCTCGCACGGGCCTCCGCTTCGACGCGGTCGAGATCCTCCGCAGCGGCCGGCCGGTCTCGTCCCCGGTGTCGTTCTCGGTCGCGCCCGGAGAGGTCGTTGCGCTCGCCGGGCCCTCGGGAGCGGGCAAGTCCACACTCCTGGCCGGGGTGCTCGGGTTCGTCGCTCCCGCGCGCGGACGCATCTCGGGTCCGGCGGACATCGCCTGGTCCGGGCAGCGGCCCGGACTCCTGCAGGGATCGGTCGCGGAGAACGTTGCGCTGGGCGATCCCGAACCCGATGATCTGCTCGTCGCACGGGCGCTCTCCGCCGCGGCGATCCCGGAGCTCGACCCCAGCACCTTGCTTGGCGCCGGCGGGGCCGGACTGTCCGGGGGTCAGGCTCAGCGGGTCGGGATCGCGCGGGCCCTCTATCGCGCGTGGCGGCGCGACGCCGACGTGCTGCTCCTCGACGAGCCGACCTCCGCGTTGGACGCCGAGACGGAGGCCGCGGTGTGCCGCGCCCTCCGCGCTGAGGCCGAGGGCGGTCGCGGGGTGCTCGTCGTGAGCCATCGCCGGCCTGTGCTCGAGTCTGCAGACCGGGTCGTCGAGCTCACCGCCACCCCCTCGGGGGTGCACGCGTGA
- the cydC gene encoding thiol reductant ABC exporter subunit CydC, which yields MSGAPRADSTGTGREAVLARAMPRLGRRLPGLSFGVLADLSVVGLLALSMWLIVRAGDQPPILHLTFAIVGVRALAIGRAVFRYTERLFSHDAALAQLATLRAETFTALIPRVPGAIEGQRRGEVLAAFVDDVDQLQDEPLRVRQPLIVSGIVVGLSLVLVALVSVPAALVLTGLLGASLAVAVWCSERIAGASDRELSAARAALVDSLLERFAAAEVLAAFGAIGEQRARIAACESRLARAQLRRSRAAGLTGAVLALGSGAASLAVLWLLMPRVGDSLSTALFAAAVVVPAAVFEISAQIPAALAARRAVRSSADRVASLTEAPLPAEIPHEPGAVDDVPSQVAGDPAAPLVAVASLAARHPGASADAVRDVSFELRAGETLVITGESGAGKSTLALALVRFLAYRGSYRLRGVEADTLSGPQVRAIVGLCEQSPHLFDADLRQNLKFAREGASDDELLAVLARVGLAEWATDRGGLDTRVGEQGALVSGGQAQRIALARAILADFPVVVLDEPTAGVDREVADRLLRDLLGAVPDDRAVILITHTELPAEIQSARLHLPSRR from the coding sequence GTGAGCGGGGCACCGAGGGCCGACTCGACGGGCACGGGCCGCGAGGCAGTGCTCGCGCGAGCGATGCCGCGGCTCGGGCGCCGCCTGCCCGGTCTGAGTTTCGGCGTGCTCGCCGATCTGTCGGTGGTGGGGCTGCTCGCGCTCAGCATGTGGCTCATCGTGCGCGCGGGGGATCAGCCCCCGATCCTGCACCTGACGTTTGCGATCGTGGGGGTGCGCGCACTGGCGATCGGGCGGGCGGTCTTCCGCTACACCGAGCGTCTGTTCAGCCACGATGCGGCGCTCGCGCAGCTGGCGACGCTCCGCGCGGAGACCTTCACGGCGCTCATTCCGCGCGTGCCGGGTGCGATCGAGGGGCAGCGTCGCGGCGAGGTGCTGGCCGCGTTCGTGGACGACGTCGACCAGCTGCAGGACGAGCCGCTCCGGGTGCGCCAGCCGCTGATCGTCAGCGGGATCGTCGTGGGGCTCAGCCTCGTGCTCGTCGCGCTCGTGTCCGTTCCGGCGGCGCTCGTGCTGACCGGACTGCTCGGGGCGTCGCTGGCCGTGGCCGTCTGGTGCTCCGAGCGGATCGCGGGGGCCAGCGATCGGGAGCTGAGCGCGGCCCGCGCCGCACTTGTCGATTCTCTGCTCGAGCGCTTCGCCGCCGCCGAGGTGCTGGCCGCGTTCGGCGCGATCGGGGAGCAGCGCGCTCGGATCGCGGCCTGCGAATCCCGGCTCGCGCGGGCCCAGCTGCGCCGGAGCCGGGCTGCGGGACTCACCGGGGCCGTGCTCGCGCTCGGGTCGGGGGCGGCGTCACTGGCCGTGCTCTGGCTCCTCATGCCCCGGGTGGGCGACAGCCTGAGCACCGCCCTCTTCGCCGCCGCGGTCGTCGTGCCCGCGGCCGTCTTCGAGATCAGCGCTCAGATTCCCGCGGCGCTGGCCGCCCGTCGCGCGGTGCGATCGAGCGCGGACCGGGTGGCGTCGCTCACCGAGGCACCATTGCCCGCGGAGATCCCGCACGAGCCCGGCGCGGTCGATGATGTTCCGTCGCAGGTCGCCGGTGATCCCGCAGCACCCCTCGTTGCGGTCGCGTCGCTGGCCGCCCGCCACCCGGGAGCGTCGGCAGATGCGGTGCGCGACGTGTCGTTCGAACTCCGCGCGGGGGAGACGCTCGTGATCACCGGGGAGAGCGGGGCGGGCAAGAGCACGCTTGCCCTCGCCCTCGTGCGGTTCCTCGCGTATCGCGGCAGCTATCGACTGCGCGGTGTCGAGGCCGACACGCTCTCGGGGCCGCAGGTCCGCGCGATCGTCGGGCTGTGCGAGCAGTCGCCGCACCTCTTCGATGCGGATCTGCGGCAGAACCTGAAGTTCGCGCGTGAGGGCGCAAGCGACGACGAGCTGCTCGCGGTGCTCGCGCGTGTGGGGCTGGCGGAGTGGGCCACCGATCGCGGTGGGCTCGACACACGGGTGGGGGAGCAGGGGGCGCTCGTCTCCGGCGGTCAGGCGCAGCGCATCGCACTGGCCCGCGCGATCCTCGCGGACTTCCCGGTGGTCGTGCTCGACGAACCGACGGCCGGCGTCGATCGTGAGGTGGCGGACCGTCTGCTGCGCGACCTGCTCGGCGCCGTGCCCGATGATCGTGCGGTGATCCTGATCACGCACACCGAACTCCCCGCGGAGATCCAGAGCGCCCGGCTGCACCTACCGAGCCGTCGGTAG
- a CDS encoding aminotransferase class IV, which yields MAADSFRVRTHPVTGAAEVRGWTRHLARFRRAVTAATAGSTDAASAPSDAELDAFLRDAAHRIAAFGPGFPRLEARRTAGAPELGLTLRPAPPLGRELALRTAPGVALVDPGRKGPNLERLAALNRTLGAEALLIDAEGNVLEGATTSLIWWRPGDARGVRVADPQDGPGARVPSVTESLITDAARRSPLEDGSLREAAVSPAELGDAEVWAVNALHGIRVVTTVDGHPTRDADQDRLAWFRAALDRSWEPVEATLPTAR from the coding sequence GTGGCCGCGGACTCCTTCCGCGTGCGCACCCACCCGGTGACCGGCGCCGCGGAGGTACGAGGCTGGACTCGGCACCTCGCGCGCTTCCGCCGCGCCGTCACCGCCGCGACCGCGGGTTCGACCGACGCGGCCTCGGCCCCGTCAGACGCGGAGCTCGACGCGTTTCTGCGGGACGCCGCACACCGCATCGCCGCGTTCGGTCCCGGCTTTCCGCGACTCGAGGCCCGTCGCACCGCCGGTGCCCCGGAGCTCGGCCTCACGCTGCGCCCCGCACCGCCTCTCGGACGCGAACTCGCGCTGCGCACGGCACCCGGCGTCGCACTCGTCGATCCCGGGCGGAAGGGACCGAATCTGGAGCGACTGGCGGCTCTCAACCGAACGCTCGGAGCGGAGGCGCTGCTGATCGACGCGGAGGGGAACGTGCTCGAGGGCGCGACCACGAGCCTGATCTGGTGGCGGCCTGGTGATGCGCGCGGCGTGCGCGTCGCCGACCCGCAGGACGGGCCCGGTGCGCGGGTGCCTTCGGTCACCGAGTCGCTCATCACCGACGCCGCACGGCGCTCCCCGCTCGAGGACGGCTCACTTCGCGAGGCCGCCGTCTCGCCGGCGGAGTTGGGCGACGCCGAGGTCTGGGCCGTGAACGCGCTGCACGGCATCCGCGTGGTCACGACGGTCGACGGCCATCCGACGCGTGACGCGGATCAGGATCGCCTCGCCTGGTTCCGGGCGGCACTCGACCGCAGCTGGGAGCCCGTCGAGGCAACGCTACCGACGGCTCGGTAG
- a CDS encoding maleylpyruvate isomerase N-terminal domain-containing protein produces the protein MDPAAEIDESFGDAAAWFAALVQRIPSDGWTAPGLGDWCVRDLVGHTGRALSTLTRALGTPAPHVECPSAEAYFVATAARAAARDAATTDAESDGDSVYARGVTAGRALGSDPAAAISDLVRTARVDLANARRDGAAAGQEPSVTTIVGGMPLREYVRTRTFELVVHGLDLRAAVHRITDEVPLPALPAASLRDATRTATSLAIQRGDGPDLLLALTGRTPMPRDYSVLAPVTDAADA, from the coding sequence ATGGACCCGGCTGCGGAGATCGACGAGAGCTTCGGCGATGCGGCCGCGTGGTTCGCGGCGCTGGTCCAGCGCATCCCGAGTGACGGGTGGACGGCCCCCGGTCTGGGCGACTGGTGCGTGCGCGACCTCGTCGGTCACACGGGTCGCGCGCTCTCCACACTGACTCGGGCGCTCGGAACGCCGGCCCCGCACGTGGAGTGCCCGAGCGCGGAGGCGTACTTCGTCGCGACCGCGGCACGCGCTGCGGCACGCGACGCCGCGACCACCGACGCGGAGTCGGACGGTGATTCCGTGTACGCCCGCGGAGTGACCGCGGGTCGAGCGCTCGGATCGGATCCCGCGGCGGCCATCAGCGATCTTGTGCGCACCGCCCGGGTGGATCTCGCGAACGCGCGTCGCGACGGAGCTGCGGCAGGGCAGGAACCCAGCGTCACCACCATCGTCGGGGGCATGCCCCTGCGGGAGTACGTGCGCACGCGGACCTTCGAACTCGTCGTCCACGGCCTGGATCTCCGGGCGGCCGTGCACCGCATCACCGACGAAGTCCCGCTCCCCGCGCTCCCAGCTGCGTCGCTGCGCGATGCCACGCGGACTGCCACGAGCCTCGCGATCCAACGCGGCGACGGACCCGACCTGCTGCTCGCGCTCACCGGCCGCACGCCGATGCCGCGCGACTATTCGGTGCTCGCCCCCGTCACCGATGCGGCGGACGCATGA
- a CDS encoding anthranilate synthase component I family protein yields the protein MEEPQQRGPAVREVPYPDDVAAIARRLESAPAWCWLDGGFGDDADWSYLAIASEVRTAARGGEQRFLEDLRAAASVSSAPVEPSAFSASSAADLTGFTGGWVAALGYEFGVALLGLDPAEDDAEPAFALRIETVLAIHHATRRAELRGTDAASLDRWWVRFGAELPSSELGEVSTGQRSWASDLPRAKPTAAHWRQSDASYAAQASACQRKIVDGESYVLCLTDTAELEGVSTPPLDLFLRLRGRGGAIRGAVIVAGDRALVSASPERFLSVQDRTVSTHPIKGTRPRSADPAADARLAADLAADPKERAENLMIVDLMRNDLSRVCEPGSVGVDGFLRVESHPHVHQLVSTVSGQLRAGLDAVDAIAAAFPGGSMTGAPKRRAVEILGALEGGPRGLYSGCFGWVDARGDLELAMTIRSIELRGLRGPAADRSARVGAGGGVTADSDPESELREKHLKAAPLLAALRGADPSSE from the coding sequence GTGGAAGAGCCGCAGCAGCGCGGGCCCGCGGTGCGCGAGGTGCCCTACCCCGACGACGTCGCCGCGATCGCACGCCGTCTCGAGTCGGCTCCGGCCTGGTGCTGGCTCGACGGCGGGTTCGGTGATGACGCCGACTGGAGCTACCTCGCCATCGCCTCGGAGGTGCGGACGGCTGCGAGGGGCGGAGAGCAGCGCTTTCTCGAGGATCTGCGTGCGGCGGCGTCGGTTTCTTCGGCTCCCGTCGAGCCCTCGGCGTTCTCAGCTTCTTCTGCCGCCGACCTCACCGGGTTTACCGGCGGCTGGGTCGCGGCCCTCGGGTACGAGTTCGGGGTGGCGTTGCTCGGCCTCGACCCTGCCGAGGACGACGCCGAGCCCGCGTTTGCACTGCGGATCGAGACCGTGCTCGCGATCCACCACGCGACTCGTCGAGCGGAGCTCCGTGGCACCGATGCTGCGTCCCTCGATCGGTGGTGGGTGCGGTTCGGAGCGGAACTGCCGAGTTCAGAGCTGGGGGAGGTCTCCACGGGGCAACGGTCCTGGGCGTCGGACCTGCCGCGTGCGAAACCCACCGCGGCGCACTGGCGACAGTCCGATGCGTCCTACGCGGCCCAGGCCTCCGCGTGCCAGCGGAAGATCGTGGACGGGGAGTCGTATGTGCTGTGCCTCACCGACACCGCCGAGCTGGAGGGCGTGTCGACCCCGCCCCTCGACCTCTTTCTGCGCCTTCGCGGCCGCGGGGGTGCCATCCGTGGTGCCGTCATCGTCGCGGGCGACCGTGCTCTCGTCAGCGCGAGCCCCGAGCGCTTCCTGAGCGTGCAGGACCGCACCGTGTCGACGCACCCCATCAAGGGCACGCGCCCGCGCAGCGCTGATCCCGCAGCCGACGCCCGACTGGCCGCAGACCTTGCCGCCGACCCGAAGGAGCGGGCCGAGAACCTGATGATCGTGGACCTCATGCGCAACGACCTCAGCCGGGTGTGCGAACCCGGTTCCGTGGGGGTCGACGGCTTCCTCCGGGTCGAGTCCCACCCGCACGTGCATCAGCTCGTGAGCACGGTCTCGGGCCAGCTGCGCGCGGGCCTCGACGCGGTCGACGCCATCGCTGCCGCGTTCCCCGGGGGATCGATGACGGGTGCGCCGAAGCGTCGGGCCGTCGAGATCCTCGGCGCCCTGGAGGGGGGCCCGCGCGGCCTCTACTCGGGATGCTTCGGGTGGGTCGATGCGCGAGGGGACCTCGAACTCGCCATGACGATCCGCTCGATCGAGCTTCGTGGACTACGCGGACCGGCGGCCGACCGAAGTGCGCGCGTCGGAGCCGGTGGTGGGGTGACGGCGGACTCGGATCCCGAGTCCGAGCTTCGGGAGAAGCACCTGAAAGCCGCGCCACTCCTCGCCGCGCTCCGCGGGGCCGACCCGAGCAGCGAATAA